From the Streptomyces sp. KMM 9044 genome, one window contains:
- the opcA gene encoding glucose-6-phosphate dehydrogenase assembly protein OpcA produces MKTALTDTTASKINKSLVQARRAIGTPAVGMVLTLVIVTDEENAYDALKSAGDASREHPSRTLVVIKRVSRPHRGRTQSRLDAEVLVGADAGTGETVVLRLYGEVADHAQSVVLPLLLPDAPVVVWWPVDAPLDPAGDPLGALGQRRVTDTYACEQPVRELAARADSYTPGDTDLSWTRITPWRSMLAAALDQVACEVQGVEVEGEESNPSCELLAMWLADRLDVPVKRSLSAGPGLTAVRLTTDCGPIVLDRADGSLATLSIQGQPGRAVALKRRATSELIAEELRRLDPDDTYASALRYGVERLRNPAHRPAADPGAPKAPSGERLTAVSRGLTEASSTLDDVSRELDEASGDSGKQSAGESPAKGAGAPGAGSAAPGEAAAEGSRAAAAAAQAPVKGAAAT; encoded by the coding sequence ATGAAGACAGCCCTCACGGACACCACGGCCAGCAAGATCAACAAATCGCTGGTGCAGGCCCGCCGGGCCATCGGCACCCCGGCCGTCGGCATGGTGCTCACCCTGGTCATCGTCACCGACGAGGAGAACGCCTACGACGCCCTGAAGTCCGCCGGGGACGCCTCGCGCGAACACCCCTCGCGCACCCTGGTCGTCATCAAGCGCGTCTCCCGCCCGCACCGCGGCCGTACGCAGTCCCGGCTGGACGCCGAGGTGCTGGTCGGCGCCGACGCGGGCACCGGCGAGACGGTCGTACTACGGCTGTACGGCGAGGTCGCCGACCACGCCCAGTCCGTCGTGCTGCCGCTGCTGCTGCCGGACGCCCCGGTGGTGGTCTGGTGGCCGGTCGACGCACCGCTGGACCCGGCCGGCGATCCGCTGGGCGCGCTGGGCCAGCGCCGGGTGACCGACACCTACGCCTGCGAGCAGCCGGTGCGGGAGCTCGCCGCCCGTGCCGACTCCTACACCCCGGGCGACACCGACCTGTCCTGGACGCGGATCACGCCCTGGCGTTCGATGCTGGCGGCGGCCCTGGACCAGGTGGCCTGCGAGGTGCAGGGCGTCGAGGTGGAGGGCGAGGAGTCCAACCCGAGCTGCGAGCTGCTGGCGATGTGGCTCGCGGACCGGCTGGACGTCCCCGTGAAACGTTCGCTGTCCGCCGGTCCCGGACTCACGGCGGTCCGTCTGACGACCGACTGCGGCCCGATCGTGCTGGACCGGGCCGACGGTTCGCTGGCGACGCTGTCGATCCAGGGTCAGCCGGGGCGTGCGGTGGCGCTCAAGCGCCGGGCCACGTCGGAGCTGATCGCGGAGGAGCTGCGCCGGCTGGACCCGGACGACACGTACGCGTCGGCGTTGCGGTACGGGGTCGAGCGGCTGAGGAACCCGGCGCACCGGCCGGCGGCGGATCCGGGGGCGCCGAAGGCGCCGTCGGGCGAACGGCTGACGGCGGTGTCGCGCGGGCTCACCGAGGCGTCCAGCACCCTCGACGATGTGTCGCGGGAACTGGACGAGGCGTCCGGTGACTCCGGGAAGCAGTCGGCGGGTGAGTCGCCGGCCAAAGGAGCAGGAGCGCCGGGAGCGGGGAGCGCCGCTCCCGGCGAAGCGGCTGCGGAAGG
- a CDS encoding amidohydrolase — protein sequence MIDPPSLVDQYCHGVLRTELGLGTFEAQLVPSDGPPAPGTTLFDTQTGFAVRRWCPPLLGLEPHCPPAHYLARRRELGVVETGRRLLRASGITTYLVDTGLPGDLTGAAELATVAAAGAHEIVRLEQVAEQVADTSGTVESFLANLAESVHAAAAHAVAFTSVAGVRHGPALAPQPPGPGEVRGAAARWLAGRRVGDELGDPVLLRHLLWIAVASGRPLQLHTGPGAPGTRAGAADPVLLGGFVRATAGLGTDLVLLHGYPGHRHAAHLAGAYPHVYVDAGAALARTGAGAATVLAEILELAPFGKILFSSGAQGLPELHVVGARLFREALARVLGGWVAEGAWAPGDAQRVAAMIASENACRVYGLE from the coding sequence ATGATCGACCCGCCGTCCCTCGTGGACCAGTACTGCCACGGCGTGCTGCGCACCGAGCTGGGCCTCGGCACCTTCGAGGCCCAGCTCGTCCCCAGTGATGGCCCGCCCGCCCCGGGCACCACCCTCTTCGACACCCAGACCGGTTTCGCCGTACGTCGCTGGTGCCCGCCCCTGCTGGGCCTGGAGCCGCACTGCCCTCCCGCCCACTACCTCGCCCGGCGCCGCGAGCTGGGTGTCGTCGAGACGGGCCGACGGCTGTTGCGGGCCAGCGGCATCACCACCTACCTCGTCGACACCGGGCTGCCCGGCGACCTCACCGGCGCGGCCGAGCTGGCCACGGTCGCCGCCGCCGGGGCCCACGAGATCGTGCGCCTCGAGCAAGTCGCCGAGCAGGTCGCCGACACCTCCGGCACCGTGGAGTCCTTCCTCGCCAACCTCGCCGAGTCCGTGCACGCAGCCGCCGCGCACGCCGTCGCCTTCACCTCCGTCGCCGGCGTCCGGCACGGTCCGGCACTCGCCCCGCAGCCGCCGGGGCCCGGTGAGGTGCGCGGCGCGGCCGCGCGCTGGCTGGCCGGACGCCGGGTCGGGGACGAGCTGGGCGACCCGGTGCTGCTGCGGCACCTGCTGTGGATCGCCGTAGCCTCGGGCCGGCCCCTGCAACTGCACACGGGGCCCGGCGCACCCGGCACTCGGGCCGGGGCCGCCGACCCGGTGCTGCTGGGCGGCTTCGTCCGGGCCACCGCCGGACTCGGCACCGACCTCGTCCTGCTGCACGGCTACCCGGGCCACCGGCACGCCGCACACCTGGCCGGCGCCTACCCGCATGTGTACGTCGACGCCGGCGCCGCCCTGGCCCGCACCGGCGCCGGCGCGGCGACCGTCCTCGCGGAGATCCTGGAGCTCGCCCCCTTCGGCAAGATCCTCTTCTCCAGCGGAGCCCAGGGGCTGCCCGAACTGCACGTCGTGGGCGCACGCCTGTTCCGAGAGGCCCTCGCCCGGGTCCTCGGCGGCTGGGTCGCCGAAGGCGCGTGGGCGCCCGGCGACGCGCAGCGGGTGGCCGCGATGATCGCCTCGGAGAACGCGTGCAGGGTGTACGGGCTGGAGTGA
- a CDS encoding heme o synthase: MSLSGVRVTAVESRPAGVIGTSQSPSHRPIGARVKAFVALTKPRIIELLLITTVPVMFLAQRGVPDLKLVLLTCLGGYLSAGGANALNMYIDRDIDALMDRTSQRPLVTGMVSPRECLAFGITLAVVSTLLFGLAVNWLSAWLSLGALLFYVVVYTMILKRRTSQNIVWGGIAGCMPVLIGWSAVTDSLSWAPVVLFLVIFFWTPPHYWPLSMKVKDDYARVGVPMLPVLASNKAVAKQIVAYSWVMVVVSLLLTPLGYTGWFYTAVALAAGGWWLWEAHALLNRARSEATGGKLKEMRLFHWSITYVSLLFVAVAVDPFLR, translated from the coding sequence ATGTCTCTGTCAGGGGTGCGAGTGACGGCCGTTGAATCCCGTCCTGCGGGGGTTATCGGGACGAGCCAGAGCCCGAGTCACCGGCCGATCGGGGCCCGTGTCAAGGCGTTCGTGGCGTTGACCAAGCCGCGGATCATCGAACTGCTGCTCATCACCACCGTTCCGGTGATGTTCCTGGCGCAGCGGGGTGTGCCCGATCTGAAACTGGTGTTGCTGACCTGCCTCGGCGGCTACCTGTCGGCGGGCGGGGCCAACGCGCTCAACATGTACATCGACCGCGACATCGACGCGCTGATGGACCGCACCTCGCAGCGCCCCCTGGTCACGGGCATGGTCAGCCCACGCGAGTGCCTGGCCTTCGGCATCACCCTGGCCGTCGTCTCGACCCTGCTGTTCGGCCTCGCCGTCAACTGGCTGTCCGCCTGGCTCTCCCTCGGCGCGCTCCTCTTCTACGTCGTCGTCTACACCATGATCCTCAAACGGCGTACGTCGCAGAACATCGTGTGGGGCGGCATCGCCGGCTGCATGCCGGTGCTGATCGGCTGGTCCGCGGTCACCGATTCGTTGTCCTGGGCGCCGGTCGTCCTCTTCCTCGTCATCTTCTTCTGGACGCCGCCGCACTACTGGCCGCTGTCCATGAAGGTGAAGGACGACTACGCGCGCGTGGGCGTGCCGATGCTCCCGGTCCTAGCCTCCAACAAGGCGGTCGCCAAGCAGATCGTGGCCTACAGCTGGGTCATGGTCGTGGTGTCGCTGCTGCTCACCCCGCTCGGCTACACCGGCTGGTTCTACACCGCGGTCGCGCTGGCCGCGGGCGGCTGGTGGCTCTGGGAGGCGCACGCGCTCCTCAACCGGGCCAGGTCCGAGGCGACCGGCGGCAAGCTCAAGGAGATGCGCCTGTTCCACTGGTCCATCACCTATGTGTCGCTGCTCTTCGTGGCCGTCGCGGTGGACCCCTTCCTGCGGTAG
- a CDS encoding ABC transporter permease, producing the protein MTATGTYSPKPGAAPLSRMIAAQAALETKMLLRNGEQLLLTVVIPTLLLVLFSTVDIVDTGAGEAVDFLAPGVLALAVMSTAFTGQAIATGFERRYGVLKRLASSPLPRWALMTAKTLSVLVTEVLQIVLLTGIAFALGWSPRGGPFAVLVLLVLGTAAFSGLGLLMAGTLKAEATLAAANLVFLLLLVGGGVVVPLDNFPDTAQDVLGLLPVSALSQGLRDVLQDGAGLPWGQVAILTVWAVAGLAAAGRFFRWE; encoded by the coding sequence GTGACGGCCACCGGCACCTACTCACCGAAGCCGGGCGCGGCGCCGCTCTCCCGCATGATCGCGGCGCAGGCGGCGCTCGAGACGAAGATGCTGCTGCGCAACGGCGAGCAGCTGCTGCTCACCGTGGTCATCCCCACGCTGCTGCTGGTGCTGTTCAGCACGGTGGACATCGTGGACACCGGCGCAGGCGAGGCCGTGGACTTCCTCGCCCCCGGCGTCCTCGCGCTGGCGGTGATGTCGACGGCGTTCACCGGGCAGGCCATCGCCACCGGTTTCGAGCGCCGGTACGGGGTGCTGAAGCGGCTGGCGTCCTCGCCGTTGCCGCGCTGGGCGCTGATGACCGCGAAGACGCTGTCGGTGCTGGTCACCGAGGTGCTCCAGATCGTCCTGCTGACGGGGATCGCGTTCGCGCTGGGCTGGTCGCCGCGGGGCGGCCCGTTCGCGGTGCTGGTGCTGCTGGTGCTGGGCACGGCCGCCTTCTCGGGGCTCGGCCTGCTGATGGCGGGCACCCTGAAGGCCGAGGCGACGCTCGCCGCCGCCAACCTGGTGTTCCTGCTGCTGCTCGTCGGCGGCGGGGTCGTCGTGCCGCTGGACAACTTCCCGGACACCGCGCAGGACGTCCTCGGGCTGCTGCCCGTATCGGCGCTGTCACAGGGCCTGCGGGACGTGCTCCAGGACGGGGCGGGGCTGCCGTGGGGCCAGGTCGCGATCCTCACCGTGTGGGCGGTCGCGGGGCTGGCGGCGGCGGGCCGCTTCTTCCGCTGGGAGTGA
- a CDS encoding COX15/CtaA family protein codes for MTRADAQAARRNPLALIAARWTPDPRTVRRAALAALVMSVVIVVTGGAVRLTGSGLGCPTWPKCTEDSIASTREMGVHGLIEFGNRLLTYVLCAAVGWAIVAARSQKPYRRGLTRLGWAQFWIVMGNAVLGGIVVLVGLNPYTVAAHFLLSSALIAVATLMWHRVGEGDGEPRPLVGKPVRQLVWFLVAVSVLLIAVGTVVTGAGPHAGDSSEVERMPLDWETVSKLHAVLAWIVATLTFALWFVLKAVDAPAGPLHRSRELFLIILAQGVIGYVQYFTDLPEVLVGAHMFGSCVMWIWVVRVLLSLRERPDAPVAEVPVPPAQSSRAPSESIAGPG; via the coding sequence CTGACCCGCGCCGACGCCCAGGCGGCCCGGCGCAACCCCCTCGCCCTCATCGCCGCACGCTGGACCCCGGACCCCCGGACGGTCCGGCGGGCGGCCCTCGCCGCGCTCGTCATGTCGGTGGTCATCGTGGTCACCGGCGGCGCCGTGCGGCTGACCGGTTCCGGCCTGGGCTGCCCGACCTGGCCCAAGTGCACCGAGGACTCCATCGCCTCCACGCGCGAGATGGGTGTCCACGGTCTGATCGAGTTCGGCAACCGGCTGCTGACGTACGTGCTCTGCGCCGCCGTCGGCTGGGCGATCGTCGCCGCGCGCTCCCAGAAGCCCTACCGGCGCGGCCTGACCCGGCTGGGCTGGGCGCAGTTCTGGATCGTGATGGGCAACGCGGTCCTCGGCGGCATCGTGGTCCTGGTCGGCCTCAATCCGTACACGGTCGCGGCACATTTCCTGCTCTCCTCGGCGCTGATCGCGGTGGCCACCCTGATGTGGCACCGCGTCGGCGAGGGCGACGGGGAGCCCCGGCCTCTGGTCGGCAAGCCGGTGCGGCAGCTGGTGTGGTTCCTGGTGGCGGTCTCCGTGCTGCTGATCGCGGTCGGCACGGTGGTGACCGGCGCGGGGCCGCACGCGGGGGACTCCAGCGAGGTCGAGCGGATGCCGCTGGACTGGGAGACGGTCAGCAAGCTGCACGCCGTGCTGGCGTGGATCGTGGCGACGCTGACGTTCGCCCTGTGGTTCGTCCTCAAGGCGGTGGACGCCCCCGCGGGCCCGCTGCACCGCAGCCGCGAGCTGTTCCTGATCATCCTCGCGCAGGGCGTGATCGGATACGTCCAGTACTTCACGGACCTCCCCGAGGTCCTGGTCGGCGCCCACATGTTCGGCTCCTGCGTGATGTGGATCTGGGTGGTGCGGGTCCTGCTGTCGCTGCGCGAGCGGCCGGATGCGCCGGTGGCCGAGGTGCCGGTGCCGCCCGCTCAGTCGTCCCGCGCCCCGAGCGAGTCGATCGCCGGCCCCGGGTAG
- the tkt gene encoding transketolase: MSTKPTITDLEWTELDQRAVDTARVLAADAVQKVGNGHPGTAMSLAPAAYTLFQKVMRHDPSDADWVGRDRFVLSAGHSSLTLYTQLYLAGFGLELDDLKAFRTWGSKTPGHPEYGHTTGVETTTGPLGQGVANAVGMAMAARYERGLFDPEAAAGTSPFDHFVYCVAGDGCLQEGISAEASSMAGHQKLGNLILLWDDNHISIEGDTGTAVSEDTVRRYEAYGWHVQRVAPKPDGDLDPSALYDAIAGAKKVTDRPSFIAMRSIIAWPAPNAQNTEAAHGSALGDDEVAATKRVLGFDPEQTFEVSDEVIGHTRGALERGRQARAEWEKSFREWRSNNAERAAEFDRVAAGELPKGWEDKLPVFEPGKAVATRAASGKVLQALGAVVPELWGGSADLAGSNNTTIDKTSSFLPADNPLPEANPYGRTIHFGIREHSMAAEMNGIALHGNTRIYGGTFLVFSDYMRNAVRLSALMHLPVTYVWTHDSIGLGEDGPTHQPVEHLASLRAIPGLNVVRPADANETAIAWREILKRWTKEFGKGAPHGLALTRQGVPTYEPNEDAARGGYVLFEAEGGAPQVVLIATGSEVHVAVGARERLQAAGVPTRVVSMPSVEWFEEQDQGYRDSVLPPAVKARVAVEAGIGLTWHKYVGDAGRIVSLEHFGASADGKVLFEEYGFTAGNVAAAARESLTAAQR; the protein is encoded by the coding sequence GTGAGCACCAAGCCGACCATCACAGACCTCGAGTGGACCGAACTGGACCAGCGGGCCGTGGACACCGCCCGCGTCCTGGCCGCCGATGCCGTACAGAAGGTCGGCAACGGCCACCCTGGTACGGCGATGAGCCTGGCGCCCGCCGCGTACACCCTCTTCCAGAAGGTGATGCGGCACGACCCCTCGGACGCCGACTGGGTCGGGCGGGACCGTTTCGTCCTGTCCGCCGGCCATTCGTCCCTGACCCTCTACACCCAGCTGTACCTGGCCGGTTTCGGTCTGGAGCTGGACGATCTCAAGGCGTTCCGCACCTGGGGTTCGAAGACGCCGGGTCACCCCGAGTACGGGCACACCACCGGCGTGGAGACGACGACCGGGCCGCTGGGCCAGGGGGTCGCCAACGCGGTCGGCATGGCGATGGCCGCCCGCTACGAGCGCGGTCTGTTCGACCCCGAGGCCGCAGCCGGCACGTCCCCGTTCGACCACTTCGTGTACTGCGTCGCCGGCGACGGCTGCCTGCAGGAAGGCATCTCCGCCGAGGCGTCCTCGATGGCCGGTCACCAGAAGCTCGGCAACCTGATCCTGCTGTGGGACGACAACCACATCTCGATCGAGGGCGACACCGGGACGGCCGTCTCCGAGGACACCGTCAGGCGGTACGAGGCCTACGGCTGGCACGTGCAGCGTGTCGCTCCGAAGCCGGACGGCGACCTGGACCCGAGCGCGCTCTACGACGCGATCGCCGGGGCGAAGAAGGTCACCGACCGGCCGTCGTTCATCGCGATGCGCTCGATCATCGCCTGGCCGGCGCCGAACGCGCAGAACACCGAGGCCGCGCACGGCTCGGCGCTCGGCGACGACGAGGTGGCCGCCACCAAGCGGGTGCTGGGCTTCGACCCGGAGCAGACCTTCGAGGTGAGCGACGAGGTCATCGGCCACACCCGCGGGGCGCTGGAGCGCGGCAGGCAGGCGCGGGCCGAGTGGGAGAAGTCGTTCCGGGAGTGGCGGAGCAACAACGCGGAGCGCGCGGCCGAGTTCGACCGGGTCGCGGCCGGTGAGCTGCCCAAGGGCTGGGAGGACAAGCTCCCGGTCTTCGAGCCGGGCAAGGCGGTCGCCACGCGCGCCGCGTCCGGCAAGGTGCTCCAGGCGCTCGGCGCGGTCGTCCCGGAGCTGTGGGGCGGCTCGGCCGACCTGGCGGGCTCCAACAACACGACGATCGACAAGACGTCGTCGTTCCTCCCGGCGGACAACCCGCTGCCCGAGGCGAACCCGTACGGCCGCACGATCCACTTCGGCATCCGTGAGCACTCCATGGCCGCGGAGATGAACGGCATCGCGCTGCACGGCAACACCCGGATCTACGGCGGCACCTTCCTGGTGTTCTCCGACTACATGCGCAACGCGGTGCGGCTGTCCGCCCTGATGCACCTGCCGGTGACCTATGTGTGGACGCACGACTCCATCGGTCTGGGCGAGGACGGCCCGACCCACCAGCCCGTCGAGCACCTGGCCTCGCTGCGCGCCATCCCCGGTCTGAACGTCGTGCGCCCCGCGGACGCCAACGAGACCGCGATCGCCTGGCGGGAGATCCTCAAGCGCTGGACGAAGGAGTTCGGCAAGGGCGCCCCGCACGGTCTGGCCCTCACCCGCCAGGGTGTGCCGACCTACGAGCCGAACGAGGACGCCGCGCGCGGTGGCTACGTGCTGTTCGAGGCCGAGGGCGGCGCTCCGCAGGTCGTTCTGATCGCCACCGGTTCCGAGGTGCATGTCGCCGTCGGGGCACGCGAGCGGCTGCAGGCCGCCGGTGTGCCGACGCGCGTGGTGTCCATGCCGTCGGTGGAGTGGTTCGAGGAGCAGGACCAGGGGTACCGGGACAGCGTCCTGCCGCCGGCCGTGAAGGCCCGCGTCGCCGTCGAGGCCGGCATCGGTCTCACCTGGCACAAGTACGTGGGGGACGCCGGGCGCATCGTGTCCCTGGAGCACTTCGGCGCGTCCGCCGACGGCAAGGTGCTGTTCGAGGAGTACGGCTTCACCGCCGGGAACGTGGCTGCCGCCGCCCGGGAATCGCTGACCGCCGCCCAGCGCTGA
- the zwf gene encoding glucose-6-phosphate dehydrogenase, translating to MSSSNPLRDPADRRLPRIAGPSGLVIFGVTGDLSRKKLMPAVYDLANRGLLPPGFSLVGFARREWAHEDFAQEVHDAVKEHARTPFREEVWQQLIQGMRFVQGTFDDDDSFERLRGTIEELDKAQGTGGNFAFYLSVPPRSFPVVIQQLKKHGLADQSSGSWRRAVIEKPFGHDLRSAEELNAIVHEVFAPDQVFRIDHYLGKETVQNILALRFANTMFEPIWNRSFVDHVQITMAEDIGIGGRAGYYDGIGAARDVIQNHLLQLMALTAMEEPASFDADALAAEKTKVLGAVRLPKDLGRDTVRGQYAAGWQGGAKAVGYLEEEGIDASSNTDTYAAIKLGVDNRRWAGVPFYLRTGKRLGRRVTEIAVVFQRAPHSPFDTTATEELGSNAIVIRVQPDEGVTVRFGSKVPGTSMEIRDVSMDFAYGESFTESSPEAYERLILDVLLGDSNLFPRTEEVELSWKILDPIEEYWDNHGRPAQYPAGTWGPVEADHMLERDGRSWRRP from the coding sequence TTGTCGAGCAGCAATCCGCTGCGTGACCCAGCAGACCGACGGCTCCCGCGTATCGCGGGGCCGTCGGGCCTGGTCATCTTCGGGGTCACGGGCGACCTGTCGCGCAAGAAGCTGATGCCGGCGGTGTACGACCTCGCCAACCGGGGTCTGCTGCCGCCGGGCTTCTCGCTGGTCGGTTTCGCCCGCCGCGAGTGGGCGCACGAGGACTTCGCGCAGGAGGTCCACGACGCGGTCAAGGAGCATGCCCGCACTCCCTTCCGCGAGGAGGTCTGGCAGCAGCTCATCCAGGGCATGCGGTTCGTCCAGGGCACCTTCGACGACGACGACTCCTTCGAACGGCTGCGCGGCACGATCGAGGAGCTGGACAAGGCCCAGGGCACGGGCGGGAACTTCGCGTTCTACCTGTCGGTGCCGCCGCGTTCCTTCCCGGTGGTCATCCAGCAGCTGAAGAAGCACGGGCTGGCCGACCAGTCGAGCGGTTCCTGGCGGCGCGCGGTGATCGAGAAGCCGTTCGGCCACGACCTGAGGTCGGCCGAGGAGCTCAACGCGATCGTGCACGAGGTGTTCGCCCCGGACCAGGTCTTCCGGATCGACCACTACCTGGGCAAGGAGACCGTCCAGAACATCCTGGCCCTGCGCTTCGCGAACACGATGTTCGAGCCGATCTGGAACCGGTCCTTCGTCGACCACGTGCAGATCACCATGGCCGAGGACATCGGCATCGGCGGCCGGGCCGGCTACTACGACGGCATCGGCGCCGCCCGCGACGTCATCCAGAACCACCTGCTCCAGCTCATGGCGCTCACCGCCATGGAGGAGCCGGCGTCCTTCGACGCGGACGCGCTGGCCGCGGAGAAGACCAAGGTGCTCGGCGCCGTGCGGCTGCCGAAGGACCTGGGCCGGGACACCGTGCGCGGGCAGTACGCGGCGGGCTGGCAGGGCGGCGCGAAGGCGGTCGGGTACCTGGAGGAGGAGGGCATCGACGCCTCCTCGAACACCGACACGTACGCGGCGATCAAGCTGGGCGTGGACAACCGCCGCTGGGCGGGCGTCCCCTTCTACCTGCGCACCGGCAAGCGGCTGGGCCGCCGGGTCACCGAGATCGCGGTCGTGTTCCAGCGGGCACCGCACTCGCCGTTCGACACGACGGCCACCGAGGAGCTCGGGTCGAACGCCATCGTGATCCGCGTCCAGCCGGACGAGGGTGTCACGGTGCGGTTCGGCTCGAAGGTTCCCGGTACGTCGATGGAGATCCGCGACGTGTCGATGGACTTCGCCTACGGCGAGTCGTTCACGGAGTCCAGCCCGGAGGCGTACGAGCGGCTCATCCTCGACGTGCTGCTCGGCGACTCCAACCTCTTCCCGCGCACCGAGGAGGTCGAGCTGTCCTGGAAGATCCTCGACCCGATCGAGGAGTACTGGGACAACCACGGCAGGCCGGCCCAGTATCCGGCCGGCACCTGGGGGCCCGTCGAGGCGGACCACATGCTCGAGCGAGACGGACGGAGCTGGCGCCGGCCATGA
- a CDS encoding ABC transporter ATP-binding protein produces the protein MRSEPVVQVQALVKRYGTKTAVDGLDLVARQGVTAVLGPNGAGKTTTVETCEGYRRPDSGTVRVLGLDPVRQSAALRPRLGVMLQSGGVYSGARADEMLRHMAKLHAHPLDVDALIERLGLGSCGRTTYRRLSGGQQQRLALAMAVVGRPELVFLDEPTAGLDPQARRATWDLVRDLRADGVSVILTTHHMDEAEQLADDVAIIDAGRVVAQGSPEELCRGGAKNTLRFSGRPGLDAVSLLKALPSGSQADEVTPGSYRVVGEVDPQLLATVTSWCAQHGVLPDRISVERHTLEDVFLELTGKELRS, from the coding sequence ATGCGAAGCGAGCCCGTGGTCCAGGTACAGGCCCTGGTGAAGCGGTACGGCACGAAGACCGCGGTGGACGGCCTCGACCTGGTGGCACGGCAGGGCGTGACGGCCGTGCTCGGCCCCAACGGGGCGGGCAAGACGACCACGGTGGAGACCTGCGAGGGATACCGGCGCCCCGACTCCGGCACCGTGCGCGTCCTGGGCCTGGACCCGGTGCGGCAGTCGGCCGCGCTCAGGCCCCGCCTCGGCGTGATGCTCCAGTCCGGCGGCGTCTACTCGGGCGCGCGGGCCGACGAGATGCTCCGGCACATGGCGAAACTGCACGCGCATCCCCTGGACGTGGACGCGCTGATCGAGCGCCTCGGCCTCGGTTCCTGCGGCCGTACGACGTACCGGCGGCTCTCCGGCGGCCAGCAGCAGCGGCTCGCACTGGCGATGGCCGTGGTCGGACGCCCGGAGCTGGTCTTCCTGGACGAGCCGACCGCCGGACTCGACCCGCAGGCCCGCCGCGCCACCTGGGACCTCGTACGGGATCTGCGCGCCGACGGGGTCTCCGTCATCCTCACCACGCACCACATGGACGAGGCCGAGCAGCTCGCCGACGACGTCGCGATCATCGACGCCGGCCGGGTGGTGGCCCAGGGCAGCCCCGAGGAGCTGTGCCGGGGCGGTGCCAAGAACACCCTGCGCTTCTCGGGCCGGCCGGGGCTGGACGCGGTCTCCCTGCTCAAGGCGCTGCCGTCCGGCTCCCAGGCCGACGAGGTGACCCCGGGCTCGTACCGGGTGGTCGGCGAGGTGGACCCGCAACTGCTCGCCACCGTCACGTCCTGGTGCGCGCAGCACGGCGTGCTGCCGGACCGGATCTCGGTGGAGCGGCACACCCTCGAAGACGTTTTTCTTGAGCTCACCGGCAAGGAGCTGCGCTCGTGA
- the tal gene encoding transaldolase, which yields MTDALKRLSDEGVAIWLDDLSRKRITSGNLAELIDQQHVVGVTTNPSIFQKAISEGDGYDQQLADLAARRVTVEEAIRMITTADVRDAADILRPVFDATGGQDGRVSIEVDPRLAHNTRSTVAEAKQLAWLVDRPNALIKIPATEAGIPAIAETIGLGISVNVTLIFSLERYRKVMDAFLTGLEKAKERGLDLSKIHSVASFFVSRVDTEIDKRIDALGTDAAKALRGKAAVANARLAYQAYEEVFATDRWSALEREGANKQRPLWASTGVKDKAYKTTMYVDELVAPNTVNTMPEATLEATEESGEITGNTIAGTYAQARADLDAVEKLGIAYDDVVQLLEDEGIQKFEASWTDLLKSTEAELARLAPSEG from the coding sequence ATGACAGACGCACTCAAGCGCCTTTCCGACGAAGGCGTCGCGATCTGGCTGGACGACCTGTCGCGCAAGCGGATCACGTCCGGCAACCTCGCCGAGCTGATCGACCAGCAGCACGTCGTGGGCGTCACCACCAACCCGTCGATCTTCCAGAAGGCGATCTCCGAGGGCGACGGCTACGATCAGCAGCTCGCCGACCTCGCCGCCCGCAGGGTCACGGTCGAAGAGGCCATCCGGATGATCACGACGGCGGACGTCCGCGACGCCGCCGACATCCTGCGCCCGGTCTTCGACGCCACCGGCGGCCAGGACGGCCGGGTCTCCATCGAGGTCGACCCGCGGCTCGCGCACAATACGCGCTCCACCGTGGCCGAGGCCAAGCAGCTGGCCTGGCTGGTGGACCGGCCCAACGCCCTGATCAAGATCCCGGCGACCGAGGCCGGCATCCCGGCGATCGCCGAGACCATCGGCCTGGGCATCAGCGTCAACGTCACGCTGATCTTCTCGCTGGAACGCTACCGCAAGGTCATGGACGCGTTCCTGACCGGCCTGGAGAAGGCCAAGGAGCGCGGCCTGGACCTGTCGAAGATCCACTCGGTGGCGTCGTTCTTCGTGTCCCGGGTGGACACCGAGATCGACAAGCGCATCGACGCACTCGGCACCGACGCCGCCAAGGCGCTGCGCGGAAAGGCCGCCGTCGCCAACGCGCGCCTGGCCTACCAGGCGTACGAGGAGGTCTTCGCCACCGACCGCTGGAGCGCGCTGGAGCGCGAGGGCGCCAACAAGCAGCGTCCGCTGTGGGCCTCCACCGGGGTGAAGGACAAGGCGTACAAGACCACGATGTACGTCGACGAGCTGGTGGCGCCGAACACGGTGAACACCATGCCGGAGGCCACGCTGGAGGCCACCGAGGAGTCGGGCGAGATCACCGGCAACACCATCGCCGGCACCTACGCGCAGGCCCGCGCCGACCTCGACGCCGTGGAGAAGCTCGGCATCGCGTACGACGACGTCGTACAGCTGCTGGAGGACGAGGGCATCCAGAAGTTCGAGGCGTCCTGGACCGACCTGCTGAAGTCGACCGAGGCGGAGCTCGCGCGCCTCGCCCCCTCGGAGGGCTGA